In the Palaeococcus pacificus DY20341 genome, one interval contains:
- the mnhG gene encoding monovalent cation/H(+) antiporter subunit G encodes MIEYVIYAFLAINIIFNLLGSFSLHRFPDVYTRLHGATKCTTFGTIFAVLAVIVHALYQLKVTNDPKYLQMALHSIVALVALLLTNPTGAHALAKAAHLSGVKPAKAVIDAYEEKLRGEAQ; translated from the coding sequence GTGATAGAATACGTAATTTATGCTTTCTTGGCGATTAACATAATCTTCAACCTCTTAGGGAGCTTTTCACTTCACCGCTTCCCTGATGTCTATACGAGGCTTCACGGTGCGACGAAGTGTACCACATTTGGGACCATATTTGCGGTTTTAGCAGTTATCGTTCACGCGCTTTACCAGTTGAAAGTCACAAATGATCCAAAATATCTCCAAATGGCCCTTCACAGCATAGTTGCTTTAGTTGCTTTGCTTTTGACCAACCCGACAGGAGCTCATGCACTAGCAAAAGCGGCTCATTTGAGCGGTGTAAAGCCAGCTAAAGCGGTTATCGATGCATATGAAGAAAAGCTTAGGGGTGAAGCCCAATGA
- the mbhE gene encoding hydrogen gas-evolving membrane-bound hydrogenase subunit E, whose translation MKRTFGALALLFILGVLLIVAHPDYGLKFGLGGKDWQTYRYTDEYYIEHGIEEVGGTNIVTDIVFDYRGYDTIGEATVLFTSIAGAVALLRKWREDDE comes from the coding sequence ATGAAGAGAACTTTTGGAGCTTTGGCATTGCTCTTCATACTCGGCGTTCTGCTCATAGTGGCTCACCCAGATTATGGCCTAAAGTTTGGCCTTGGCGGAAAAGATTGGCAAACCTATCGCTATACGGACGAATACTACATTGAGCACGGTATTGAGGAAGTGGGTGGAACCAACATTGTTACGGATATAGTCTTCGACTACAGAGGATACGATACTATTGGAGAGGCCACAGTTCTCTTCACCTCAATAGCTGGTGCTGTTGCTTTGTTGAGGAAGTGGAGGGAGGACGATGAGTGA
- a CDS encoding cation:proton antiporter, with amino-acid sequence MIAPVFFYSALIVMIGAFLSVLRVLFGPTVPDRVVGVDTLNTLIVAGMILLGAAYDRTIYIDIAIVYALLSYIGTLAIARYLQGGLE; translated from the coding sequence ATGATTGCACCAGTGTTCTTCTATTCAGCACTAATAGTTATGATTGGAGCGTTTTTATCAGTGTTGAGAGTGCTCTTTGGTCCTACAGTACCTGATAGGGTGGTTGGTGTTGATACGCTAAACACCCTCATCGTTGCGGGAATGATACTCCTTGGAGCGGCCTATGACAGGACAATTTACATTGACATTGCCATAGTTTACGCTCTGCTCAGCTACATAGGCACTCTAGCTATAGCGAGATACCTGCAGGGGGGATTGGAGTGA
- a CDS encoding TldD/PmbA family protein, with translation MIDELIRILNHKNVEWEIYWEAGRGSSFKIERGRLERAQRKYHSGIGLRIGYKGRQGFSYITGLNHDRATLEKFVNRTIKLAKVSEVPFLGFAKESKFKRVKGLHDRKIEELSFEDAIEYAKVLLEKEKELKEEIGKAYTLSGSLAFGHAVDGIANSNGVEKQEPSTAMSFGLYIIKREMGKNGSGSYYKGFRNIPDFEEELSKGLKSALRDADLSFNAKQESGFEGEVVLEPHTAVSIIGILMSNLYADNVYHKRSRFENPGVDVANEAFTLIDDSTIEGKLGSYSFDGEGNPSQRTVLIEEGILKSFLFDEYYAKLMNAKSTGNAVRDFRTTPHIGTSNLIVDGRREDLEDLDNAVVIKKVFGEHTANPISGDFSLTVELGYKIEDGELKPFKDNMFVGNVFEVIKSINALGKKEEELGGFISPRILTFGKIV, from the coding sequence TTGATAGACGAGCTCATCAGGATCCTCAATCACAAAAACGTCGAGTGGGAGATTTATTGGGAAGCTGGGAGAGGGAGTTCATTTAAAATTGAGCGCGGGAGGTTAGAGAGAGCCCAAAGAAAGTATCACTCTGGGATAGGTCTTAGGATCGGTTACAAAGGCAGACAGGGCTTTTCTTATATAACTGGCTTAAACCATGATAGAGCCACGCTCGAAAAGTTTGTTAATAGAACTATAAAGCTGGCGAAAGTCAGCGAAGTCCCTTTTTTAGGCTTTGCCAAAGAGAGCAAATTTAAGCGTGTTAAAGGCCTACACGATAGGAAAATCGAAGAGCTAAGCTTCGAAGATGCCATTGAATATGCAAAAGTGCTTCTCGAGAAAGAGAAAGAGCTGAAAGAGGAGATAGGGAAAGCCTACACCCTATCAGGAAGCTTAGCCTTTGGACATGCAGTGGACGGGATTGCCAACTCCAATGGGGTTGAGAAGCAAGAGCCAAGCACAGCCATGAGCTTTGGTCTCTACATCATTAAGAGAGAAATGGGCAAAAATGGGAGCGGGAGCTACTACAAGGGTTTTAGAAACATTCCAGACTTCGAAGAGGAGCTCTCTAAAGGCCTAAAGAGCGCTCTAAGAGATGCCGATTTGAGCTTCAACGCCAAACAGGAAAGTGGTTTTGAGGGAGAAGTAGTTTTAGAGCCCCACACAGCTGTTTCAATCATTGGGATACTAATGAGCAATCTATACGCAGATAACGTTTATCACAAACGCTCCAGGTTCGAGAACCCCGGAGTGGATGTGGCGAACGAAGCGTTTACTCTAATAGATGACTCCACAATTGAAGGAAAGCTCGGGAGTTATTCTTTTGACGGCGAAGGAAATCCAAGCCAAAGGACAGTTCTAATTGAAGAAGGCATTTTGAAGAGCTTCCTCTTCGATGAGTACTACGCAAAGCTCATGAATGCTAAAAGCACAGGAAATGCTGTGAGAGATTTTAGGACCACCCCTCACATAGGCACGAGTAATTTAATCGTTGACGGTAGGAGAGAAGACTTAGAAGACCTCGATAATGCAGTAGTCATTAAAAAGGTATTTGGAGAGCACACAGCTAATCCGATAAGTGGAGACTTTTCTTTAACTGTAGAGCTTGGATACAAAATTGAAGATGGAGAACTCAAACCATTCAAGGACAACATGTTCGTAGGCAACGTCTTTGAGGTTATCAAATCCATAAACGCCCTTGGAAAAAAGGAAGAAGAACTAGGCGGATTCATCTCCCCAAGGATATTGACATTTGGAAAGATAGTTTAG
- a CDS encoding TldD/PmbA family protein: MEIELLMKRAEELARKYDISYYEVRIAKINATSLAMQNSQLEELSSNTEIGIGVRAFSGAWGFSSANDIRRAEKAIETAMKIAKINRGSSKVHEDDPTSEKAYIKTKKDFENIDLEEKLNLVREIDRLLKGDKIVNRKIIYGEGKKWQFYFNSLGSEIETLVPKIRLSFSATAKEGNDMQSYWKVFGGTRGWEVIERINFEEWTSFVKDKAKALLRAQLPPSGEFDVIMDPELAGVFIHEALGHASEGDAIKNGESILGDKLGEKIAVEELTVVDDPTLKGKFGSYIYDDEGVKAKRVEIIKNGVLNEYLLDRETAAYLELEPNGHGRAQSYNYQPLVRMSNTYIEPRDWSFEEMLGEVKRGLYLIGDKGGEVDIANGTFMFGAKEGYLIENGEIKAHIRDVALSGKILDVLKNIKAIGKDLKIEFPGYCGKGQWVSVDDGGPHVLTKALVGGLL, from the coding sequence ATGGAAATTGAACTTCTTATGAAAAGAGCAGAAGAGCTGGCGAGAAAGTATGATATCAGCTATTATGAGGTGAGAATAGCTAAGATTAATGCTACATCATTGGCGATGCAGAACTCCCAGCTTGAAGAACTATCATCAAATACAGAAATTGGAATAGGAGTGAGAGCATTTAGCGGAGCGTGGGGATTTTCCTCAGCAAATGATATCAGGCGGGCCGAAAAAGCAATAGAAACCGCTATGAAGATAGCAAAGATAAACCGGGGGAGCTCGAAAGTCCATGAGGATGATCCAACTAGTGAGAAAGCATACATAAAGACAAAAAAGGACTTTGAAAATATTGACTTGGAAGAGAAGTTAAACCTCGTCAGGGAGATAGATAGACTTTTAAAGGGAGATAAAATTGTAAACAGGAAAATCATTTATGGAGAAGGGAAAAAATGGCAGTTCTACTTCAACTCACTTGGGAGTGAAATAGAGACACTGGTTCCAAAAATAAGGCTCTCATTTTCTGCAACGGCTAAAGAAGGAAACGACATGCAGAGCTATTGGAAGGTCTTTGGCGGAACGAGAGGATGGGAAGTTATAGAGAGAATAAATTTTGAAGAATGGACATCATTTGTGAAGGACAAAGCCAAAGCTCTCTTAAGAGCTCAACTCCCACCGTCGGGAGAATTTGATGTGATAATGGATCCTGAATTAGCGGGAGTTTTCATTCATGAAGCCCTCGGGCATGCGAGCGAGGGAGATGCAATAAAGAACGGTGAGAGCATATTAGGGGACAAACTTGGTGAGAAGATAGCGGTTGAAGAACTTACCGTTGTGGACGACCCAACTTTGAAAGGCAAATTTGGGAGTTATATCTATGACGACGAGGGAGTAAAGGCCAAGCGCGTAGAGATAATAAAAAACGGCGTTTTAAATGAATACCTCCTCGACAGAGAAACAGCTGCTTATTTAGAGCTAGAACCTAACGGACATGGAAGAGCGCAGAGCTACAACTATCAGCCGCTCGTGAGGATGAGCAACACATACATAGAGCCGAGAGACTGGAGCTTTGAGGAAATGCTCGGTGAAGTTAAGAGAGGTCTCTACCTCATAGGGGACAAAGGCGGTGAGGTTGATATAGCAAACGGGACTTTTATGTTTGGGGCTAAAGAAGGATACCTCATTGAAAATGGAGAGATTAAAGCACACATAAGAGATGTCGCACTCTCTGGCAAGATTCTAGATGTCTTGAAGAACATAAAGGCAATTGGCAAGGACTTGAAGATTGAGTTCCCTGGCTACTGCGGTAAAGGCCAATGGGTGTCCGTTGATGATGGCGGGCCGCATGTATTAACGAAGGCCTTAGTGGGGGGATTACTTTGA
- a CDS encoding monovalent cation/H+ antiporter subunit E, protein MSFIIVFMWSFVLWLVLTAGTKGMLWSAEELAAGVVFSLIVGYATRDIIGEKAGRFLNPARWVGFIVYSIGPLFWGMVKANFDVAYRVITGKIKPGIVKVPVDLENDAQYTILSNSITLTPGTLTIDACPDEKALYVHWIYVTDEHPESSEPISGSFEKWARRLGK, encoded by the coding sequence ATGAGTTTCATTATTGTATTCATGTGGTCATTCGTGCTCTGGTTAGTACTGACGGCAGGCACTAAAGGAATGCTGTGGAGCGCGGAAGAGTTAGCTGCGGGCGTTGTATTCTCCCTAATTGTGGGATACGCCACTAGAGATATCATTGGAGAGAAAGCGGGCAGGTTTTTAAATCCTGCAAGATGGGTCGGTTTTATAGTTTACTCAATAGGTCCTCTATTTTGGGGTATGGTCAAAGCGAATTTTGACGTTGCTTATAGAGTTATAACAGGGAAGATAAAGCCTGGAATTGTTAAAGTTCCAGTGGATTTGGAGAATGATGCTCAATACACTATTTTGAGCAACTCAATTACCCTAACACCTGGAACCCTCACCATTGATGCATGCCCTGATGAGAAGGCACTCTATGTGCACTGGATTTATGTGACGGACGAACACCCAGAGAGCTCCGAACCAATTTCAGGCTCATTTGAAAAATGGGCAAGGAGGTTAGGAAAATGA
- a CDS encoding DUF4040 domain-containing protein, which translates to MNVLSVDVILQFGLLLGILLSAYLTITFRDLLSAALASAAMSLLLSLEFYLLHAPDVAIAEAAVGAGVVTAIVVYGIAKTERWEREAP; encoded by the coding sequence ATGAATGTTTTAAGTGTTGATGTGATTCTTCAGTTCGGGCTCTTACTTGGTATACTGCTTTCAGCTTATCTCACAATAACCTTTAGAGACTTATTAAGCGCTGCTTTGGCCTCAGCGGCAATGAGCCTTCTCCTAAGCTTGGAGTTTTACCTACTCCACGCTCCGGACGTTGCAATAGCTGAAGCCGCGGTAGGAGCGGGTGTTGTTACTGCTATAGTAGTCTATGGAATTGCTAAAACTGAGAGATGGGAGCGTGAGGCACCATGA